In Pleurocapsa sp. PCC 7319, the following are encoded in one genomic region:
- a CDS encoding chemotaxis protein CheW — MFNHSSLRSLLAVGGAQSRSLDGVQSPLVVGGAQSRRSARRKNKAEQPIIAFQLGREWFALPILAIQKVIPVSQINYITGDSQNNLYQFKDKKLTIIDVEQHIFANSSPSKSSVTTDSSLLKQPELTSPVSFSYVAILQQEAEILAGLPLNSQPVIYKVPPTDFQAITSTEIGSYDRQYIESKVTNIDEISRLFILNLQQLLQLIN, encoded by the coding sequence ATGTTTAATCATTCTAGTTTGCGATCGCTTTTAGCGGTGGGCGGAGCCCAATCGCGAAGCCTGGACGGAGTCCAATCGCCTTTGGTGGTGGGCGGAGCCCAATCGCGAAGATCGGCAAGGCGTAAAAACAAAGCCGAGCAACCAATAATTGCTTTCCAGCTAGGTAGAGAATGGTTTGCTTTACCAATTTTGGCAATTCAGAAAGTTATTCCCGTCAGTCAAATTAATTATATTACGGGGGATTCTCAAAATAATCTTTATCAATTCAAAGATAAAAAACTAACAATTATTGATGTTGAGCAACATATTTTTGCTAATTCATCACCATCTAAATCATCAGTAACTACAGATTCAAGTTTATTGAAACAACCAGAATTAACTAGTCCAGTCTCATTTTCTTATGTAGCAATACTTCAACAAGAAGCAGAAATTTTAGCTGGATTACCTCTCAATTCTCAACCAGTAATTTATAAAGTCCCACCAACTGACTTTCAGGCTATAACTTCGACTGAAATAGGTAGCTACGATAGGCAATATATAGAAAGTAAAGTGACTAATATAGATGAAATTTCCCGTCTATTTATCTTAAATTTGCAGCAATTACTACAATTAATCAATTGA